Proteins encoded by one window of Rubinisphaera margarita:
- a CDS encoding FHA domain-containing serine/threonine-protein kinase yields the protein MDTSHSDDQVDVVPPTSGTPSGSQHHRAELIYRCTQGKPVRKNILRTTTLIGSDDSCNLQLKASNIEPSHCVLTLDGRGFRIWDLRSKIGTVVNGLKVKSARLKDGDEIRIGSFVFTLETTLVDETRQGFFIDEYRVLGILGTGGMGWLYVVEDGRTQRRHALKVLTRRTSTARVEQDELRTRFLFEGKAGNRLRNPHIVEVLDYQHRPDVEYLLMELFESINLQELVQRDGPLDPGLVCHIGLQAAVALDHIHQNKLIHRDVKPANILVAADGHTKICDFGLVFVGDDPQELSLAAQMGNDCLGTADYISPEQSYDSYKIDHRADLYSLGCSLFFALTADVPFAGASTREKINAHRSLPCRSIAKLNPEVPEAIAAIVERCMAKAPEDRFASGRELADALRPHTSGEISVEFDFEHLIKKRTNHASFRLADPKKKHYLQRIPANVASSLQAMASNDRLGDEHTVLEPPQASGTATGIPGDTSAARDLH from the coding sequence ACGACGACACTGATTGGCTCGGACGACAGCTGCAATCTGCAGCTGAAAGCGAGCAATATCGAGCCGTCTCATTGCGTCCTGACGCTCGACGGTCGCGGCTTTCGTATCTGGGATCTGCGCTCCAAAATCGGAACCGTCGTCAATGGGCTGAAGGTCAAGTCGGCCCGCTTGAAGGACGGCGATGAGATTCGCATTGGCAGCTTCGTTTTCACGCTCGAGACCACCCTTGTCGATGAAACCCGGCAAGGATTTTTCATTGATGAATACCGTGTTCTCGGCATCCTCGGAACAGGGGGGATGGGCTGGCTGTACGTGGTCGAAGATGGCCGTACTCAGAGACGACATGCCTTGAAGGTGCTGACCCGTCGGACATCCACAGCCCGTGTTGAACAGGATGAGCTGCGAACGCGTTTCCTGTTTGAAGGCAAGGCGGGCAATCGGCTGCGCAATCCGCATATCGTGGAAGTTCTCGACTATCAGCATCGGCCGGATGTCGAATATCTGCTCATGGAACTGTTCGAATCGATCAACCTGCAGGAACTGGTCCAGCGGGACGGTCCGCTGGATCCGGGGCTGGTCTGTCATATCGGGCTCCAGGCCGCGGTCGCGCTGGACCATATCCACCAGAACAAGCTCATCCACCGCGATGTGAAACCGGCCAATATTCTGGTTGCAGCCGATGGGCATACAAAAATCTGCGATTTCGGACTCGTCTTCGTGGGGGATGATCCGCAGGAACTGAGCCTCGCCGCTCAGATGGGCAACGATTGTCTCGGCACGGCGGACTACATCTCGCCGGAGCAGTCCTACGACAGCTACAAAATCGATCATCGAGCCGACCTGTACAGCCTTGGCTGCTCCCTGTTCTTCGCGCTCACGGCGGATGTCCCTTTTGCGGGAGCTTCGACCCGGGAGAAGATCAATGCCCATCGTTCATTGCCCTGTCGCTCGATTGCGAAATTGAATCCTGAAGTACCCGAGGCGATTGCAGCAATCGTCGAACGTTGCATGGCCAAGGCTCCGGAAGATCGGTTCGCCTCGGGGAGAGAACTGGCCGACGCCCTGCGTCCTCACACATCGGGCGAGATCAGTGTTGAGTTTGACTTCGAACATCTGATCAAGAAGCGGACCAACCACGCCAGCTTTCGTCTGGCCGATCCAAAGAAGAAGCACTATCTGCAACGGATCCCGGCGAATGTGGCCTCCTCGCTCCAGGCAATGGCGAGCAACGATCGGCTGGGCGATGAGCACACGGTGCTCGAACCGCCGCAGGCTTCTGGAACCGCGACTGGAATTCCCGGGGACACCTCGGCTGCGCGGGATCTGCATTAA
- a CDS encoding RAD55 family ATPase, with protein sequence MADASSRVSTGCPELDHLLGGGLLPGTLNVVLGATGIGKSQLGIQFANAGTEQEGERGIFFDMTARGDSQNHADYAQRIADWDLREMPLERLADPSDLWDRDKSRFDTAHPFFNMGRRVTRDDLDPDEYREWQADLTRKLDVTIRFFYGNFVHGVRRCVVDGIEPTDRPSESFQFEIFEYIHNQILRKDSEWVARDLLRVHYRENAEAVHEHAYSNKSLTGLILCTTKEVMLEDLLSRPLDSGDILSNANTIILMGKIREGMKMGRALHVAKHRGSPCDESIIPYTIGEKGITLL encoded by the coding sequence ATGGCCGATGCATCCTCGCGCGTTTCCACCGGTTGTCCCGAACTTGACCACCTGCTCGGCGGAGGTCTTCTGCCTGGAACGCTGAACGTTGTGCTGGGGGCCACTGGCATTGGGAAATCGCAACTGGGGATCCAATTCGCGAATGCCGGAACGGAGCAGGAAGGCGAGCGGGGCATCTTCTTCGACATGACCGCCCGGGGTGACTCGCAGAATCACGCCGATTACGCACAGCGGATCGCCGACTGGGATCTGCGCGAGATGCCTTTGGAACGTCTCGCCGATCCGAGTGACCTCTGGGATCGCGATAAGTCGCGGTTTGACACTGCCCATCCCTTCTTCAATATGGGGCGACGAGTCACGCGGGACGATCTCGACCCGGACGAGTATCGCGAGTGGCAGGCCGACCTGACGCGGAAGCTTGATGTGACCATCCGCTTCTTCTACGGCAACTTCGTTCACGGCGTCCGACGTTGCGTCGTCGATGGCATTGAACCGACCGACCGGCCCAGCGAGTCGTTCCAGTTCGAGATCTTCGAGTACATTCACAACCAGATTCTCAGGAAAGATTCGGAATGGGTTGCCCGGGATCTGTTGCGGGTCCACTACCGCGAGAACGCCGAGGCGGTTCATGAGCACGCCTACTCGAACAAATCGCTGACCGGGCTGATTCTCTGCACGACCAAAGAGGTGATGCTCGAAGATCTGCTCAGTCGCCCGCTCGATTCCGGCGACATTCTTTCGAACGCCAACACCATCATTCTGATGGGAAAGATCCGCGAAGGAATGAAGATGGGCCGCGCTCTGCATGTGGCCAAGCACCGTGGCAGCCCGTGTGATGAATCGATTATCCCTTACACGATCGGGGAGAAAGGCATTACACTTCTCTAG
- a CDS encoding YeiH family protein, with amino-acid sequence MNDSQRSPASDSENSIVTSTERPWTEQFRKSEDWWAIYLGVIILGAAWLITQSGLGLVSGEAGLVSPLKGWFSKPGSWTNNPLESISLSAGKNSVQGIVTIFVLTLCLFGLGARVMGRSFARFAGGYWFVFLLAIIAYVATGQLVVQQYNLEYALWALGIGLLISNTVGTPGFVKPALMTEFFIKTGLVLLGAEVLVSKLIALGVPGICIAWVVTPIVLISTYIFGQKVLKLESKSLNMVISADMSVCGVSAAIATAAACRAKKEELSFAIGLSLSFTVIMMIVLPALIKALGLSPIVGGAWIGGTIDSTGAVAVAGTMLGDAARDVAVTIKMIQNILIGVTAFGVAVYWVSCVEKDTTSTRPQVSEIWHRFPKFVLGFMAASLIFSWIYGMGESQQAVVDAMKGDCTKVLRGWFFCLAFVSIGLESNFRDLAKFLTGSKPLVLYVVGQSFNLLLTLFMSWLMFEVVFTDAAQQLLQQ; translated from the coding sequence ATGAACGATTCGCAACGTTCGCCGGCTTCTGACAGCGAAAATTCTATCGTCACATCCACAGAACGCCCCTGGACCGAGCAGTTCCGAAAATCGGAAGACTGGTGGGCGATCTATCTTGGCGTCATCATCCTTGGAGCGGCGTGGCTGATAACGCAGTCCGGACTCGGACTGGTCAGTGGCGAAGCTGGACTGGTCAGCCCGCTTAAAGGCTGGTTCAGCAAGCCGGGCAGTTGGACAAACAATCCGCTGGAATCAATTTCGCTCTCTGCCGGCAAGAACTCCGTGCAGGGGATTGTCACGATCTTCGTGCTCACTCTCTGCCTGTTCGGGCTTGGAGCCCGGGTGATGGGGCGATCATTCGCGCGGTTCGCGGGGGGCTACTGGTTTGTCTTTCTGCTGGCGATCATCGCGTATGTGGCAACCGGCCAGCTGGTCGTGCAGCAATACAATCTTGAGTACGCCCTGTGGGCGCTTGGAATCGGTCTTCTGATCAGCAATACCGTCGGAACGCCTGGCTTTGTGAAGCCAGCCCTGATGACGGAGTTCTTTATCAAAACCGGGCTGGTTCTGCTTGGAGCGGAAGTGCTTGTGAGCAAGCTGATCGCTCTCGGGGTTCCCGGGATCTGCATCGCCTGGGTAGTCACTCCGATTGTGCTCATTTCGACGTACATCTTCGGTCAGAAGGTGCTTAAGCTCGAATCGAAGTCCCTGAACATGGTGATCTCAGCGGATATGTCCGTTTGCGGAGTCTCGGCGGCAATTGCGACGGCGGCGGCCTGTCGAGCGAAGAAGGAAGAACTCTCTTTCGCCATCGGTCTCTCGCTCTCGTTTACGGTGATCATGATGATCGTGCTGCCGGCTCTGATTAAGGCCCTCGGCCTGAGTCCGATTGTCGGCGGAGCCTGGATTGGTGGAACGATCGATTCCACCGGTGCGGTTGCAGTTGCCGGAACGATGCTCGGCGATGCGGCCCGTGATGTCGCCGTGACGATCAAGATGATCCAGAACATTCTCATCGGCGTGACCGCCTTCGGCGTCGCCGTTTACTGGGTCAGCTGTGTGGAGAAGGATACCACGTCGACCAGGCCGCAGGTCTCCGAGATCTGGCATCGTTTCCCCAAGTTCGTCCTGGGGTTCATGGCGGCTTCGCTGATTTTTTCCTGGATCTACGGAATGGGTGAGAGTCAGCAGGCTGTCGTGGATGCGATGAAGGGCGATTGCACGAAAGTCCTGCGAGGCTGGTTCTTCTGTCTGGCGTTCGTGAGCATCGGGCTCGAGTCGAACTTCCGGGATCTGGCCAAGTTCCTGACCGGCAGCAAGCCCCTCGTGCTCTACGTGGTGGGCCAGTCGTTTAACCTGCTGCTGACATTATTCATGTCCTGGCTCATGTTCGAGGTCGTCTTCACCGATGCCGCCCAGCAATTGCTCCAGCAATAA
- a CDS encoding sulfatase family protein, which produces MRTAALRPLVFLLLVIPPLTLFAEDQKTDRPNILFCIADDASYPHMGAYGTDWVETPGFDRVAREGLLFNRCYTPNAKCAPSRACILTGRNSWQLEEACNHWCFFPPKFGTYAEALERHGYHVGKTGKGWAPGIAKDEKGRSRNMTGIGYDRLKKQPPAQQISNNDYAGNFAAFLNDRPDKTPFCFWYGSTEPHRGYEYGAGIKYGGKSLDQIDEVPDFWPDSTVTRTDMLDYAFEIEHFDRHLAAMLDELDRQGLLENTIVVVTADNGMPFPRIKGQGYELSNHLPLAIMWPAGIRNPGRTIEDFVSFIDFAPTFLEVAGVDREETDMQPVTGESLVPVFESKKSGQVIPARDSVLIGKERHDIGRPEDQGYPIRGIVKGDFLYLKNFKPDRWPAGNPETGYLNTDGSPTKTEILSLRTQPDLKHYWELSFGKRPAEELFNIKTDPACMVNLANNADYEEQKSELQKEMIAQLKKQGDPRVNGNGDVFDDYPYANPGEQNFYERYMGGEKLKAGWVNPSDFEAEPLD; this is translated from the coding sequence ATGCGCACTGCCGCCCTTCGTCCTCTTGTTTTCCTGCTGTTGGTCATTCCGCCGCTGACTCTCTTCGCAGAGGACCAGAAAACGGACCGACCGAACATTCTGTTCTGTATCGCCGATGATGCCTCCTATCCTCACATGGGAGCTTACGGAACCGACTGGGTCGAAACGCCCGGGTTTGATCGAGTCGCCCGAGAAGGGCTGCTGTTTAATCGTTGCTACACGCCGAACGCGAAATGTGCTCCTTCGCGGGCCTGCATTCTGACGGGCCGGAACTCGTGGCAGCTCGAAGAGGCCTGCAATCACTGGTGCTTCTTTCCGCCGAAGTTCGGCACCTATGCGGAGGCCCTGGAGCGGCACGGCTATCACGTCGGCAAAACTGGAAAAGGTTGGGCTCCCGGAATCGCCAAAGATGAGAAGGGCCGCTCCCGGAACATGACCGGCATAGGCTACGATCGACTGAAGAAGCAGCCGCCCGCCCAACAGATTTCGAACAACGACTACGCCGGGAACTTCGCCGCGTTCCTGAACGACCGGCCCGATAAAACTCCGTTCTGCTTCTGGTACGGTTCCACCGAACCTCATCGCGGCTACGAATATGGCGCGGGCATCAAGTACGGCGGAAAGTCGCTGGACCAGATTGACGAGGTCCCCGACTTCTGGCCCGACAGCACCGTCACCCGGACGGATATGCTCGACTACGCCTTTGAAATTGAGCACTTCGATCGCCATCTGGCAGCGATGCTGGACGAGTTGGACCGACAGGGTCTGCTGGAAAACACAATCGTCGTTGTTACGGCTGATAACGGAATGCCCTTCCCCAGAATCAAGGGGCAGGGATATGAACTCTCCAATCATCTGCCACTGGCGATCATGTGGCCGGCTGGAATCCGGAACCCGGGACGGACGATCGAAGATTTCGTGAGCTTCATTGATTTTGCCCCAACGTTTCTGGAGGTCGCTGGAGTAGACCGCGAAGAAACGGACATGCAGCCTGTGACCGGCGAATCGCTGGTGCCAGTTTTCGAATCGAAGAAGTCGGGCCAGGTCATCCCGGCTCGCGATTCAGTGCTCATTGGCAAGGAGCGGCACGACATCGGCCGCCCCGAAGATCAGGGCTATCCGATTCGAGGTATTGTCAAAGGCGACTTCCTGTATCTCAAGAACTTCAAGCCGGATCGCTGGCCGGCCGGAAACCCGGAAACCGGTTATCTCAACACCGACGGAAGCCCGACCAAGACGGAGATTCTCAGTCTCCGCACCCAGCCCGACCTCAAGCACTATTGGGAACTCTCCTTCGGGAAACGCCCCGCCGAGGAGCTGTTCAACATCAAAACGGATCCCGCCTGCATGGTCAATCTGGCCAACAACGCAGACTATGAAGAGCAGAAATCGGAGCTGCAAAAAGAGATGATCGCTCAACTCAAGAAGCAGGGCGATCCTCGCGTCAATGGAAACGGCGACGTGTTCGACGACTATCCCTACGCCAATCCGGGCGAGCAGAATTTCTATGAACGCTACATGGGCGGCGAGAAACTGAAAGCCGGCTGGGTCAACCCGAGTGACTTCGAAGCGGAACCGCTGGATTGA
- a CDS encoding DUF1294 domain-containing protein, translated as MSKSMTIWINRLCIFWLTAIVGIYAAYWTDWIPYWEAGAYAGTVLIASGLAFLAQGLDKLQARGFRRRIPEIWLHLLELIGGWPGANFGQQLFRHKTFKPAYRRMFVGAIIIHITLLCLCLFYFGTTTPETAP; from the coding sequence ATGAGTAAGAGTATGACCATCTGGATCAATCGTCTCTGCATCTTCTGGCTTACCGCCATCGTCGGAATCTACGCCGCCTACTGGACGGACTGGATTCCCTACTGGGAAGCGGGCGCGTATGCGGGCACTGTGTTGATCGCCAGCGGACTCGCCTTTCTCGCTCAGGGGTTGGACAAACTGCAGGCACGCGGGTTCCGCCGCCGGATCCCGGAAATCTGGCTGCATCTGCTCGAACTCATCGGCGGCTGGCCCGGCGCGAACTTCGGGCAACAGCTGTTTCGCCACAAGACGTTCAAGCCGGCCTATCGACGAATGTTTGTGGGAGCCATCATCATTCACATTACGCTGTTGTGTCTCTGCCTGTTCTACTTTGGAACGACGACCCCCGAGACCGCTCCCTAG
- the ribD gene encoding bifunctional diaminohydroxyphosphoribosylaminopyrimidine deaminase/5-amino-6-(5-phosphoribosylamino)uracil reductase RibD — translation MRFTTPAEVMKYALALAERGRGSVEPNPMVGAVIVDRELRRVSEGYHARFGGPHAEAMAISATNEIPPGSTIYVTLEPCAHHGKTPPCAEAIVQAGIRNVMIGSRDPARHGTISGVNVLRSAGISVETGLLADECKLLIRPFRKLKRTGLPYIHAKWAMTLDGRIATRTGSSQWISNEQSREYVHQLRGIVDAVVIGKGTAEADNPRLTARPAGPRNAMRIIFDTRATLRPDSKLFQAAEEHPVLIVCGENASVDNTARLEKAGAEIFRCPLDDEGRPDVVPVLEHLGERELTNLLVEGGAGLLGSMLDRNAIDEVHVFIAPKLVGGRNALPSIGGSGIAEMPDAIQLEQLRTDRFGDDLFVGGLIGNKSYDE, via the coding sequence ATGAGATTTACCACCCCGGCCGAGGTGATGAAGTATGCCTTGGCACTGGCTGAACGGGGACGGGGATCCGTCGAACCGAATCCCATGGTCGGGGCCGTGATCGTCGATCGCGAGCTGCGGCGTGTTTCAGAGGGGTATCACGCTCGTTTCGGAGGACCGCACGCCGAAGCGATGGCGATCTCCGCCACCAATGAGATTCCACCAGGCTCCACGATCTATGTGACGTTGGAGCCGTGTGCTCATCACGGGAAAACGCCTCCTTGCGCGGAAGCGATTGTCCAGGCGGGAATCCGGAATGTGATGATCGGTTCACGCGATCCGGCCCGTCACGGAACGATCTCGGGCGTGAACGTCCTGCGTTCCGCCGGAATCAGCGTTGAGACCGGGCTGCTGGCCGACGAGTGCAAGCTGCTGATTCGCCCGTTCCGCAAACTGAAAAGGACCGGTCTGCCATACATCCATGCCAAATGGGCGATGACTCTCGACGGTCGCATCGCGACACGGACGGGTTCGTCCCAATGGATTTCCAACGAGCAGTCGCGGGAGTACGTCCATCAGCTGCGCGGCATTGTCGACGCCGTTGTCATCGGCAAGGGTACCGCAGAAGCCGATAACCCTCGACTCACCGCCCGTCCGGCTGGACCGCGAAACGCGATGCGGATTATCTTCGACACTCGCGCGACTCTCCGCCCCGACAGCAAACTGTTTCAAGCAGCCGAAGAACACCCGGTGTTGATTGTCTGCGGAGAGAACGCTTCCGTTGATAACACCGCTCGGCTGGAAAAGGCCGGAGCAGAGATTTTTCGGTGTCCGCTCGATGATGAAGGGCGGCCCGACGTAGTGCCGGTGCTCGAACATCTCGGAGAGCGCGAGTTGACCAATCTCCTTGTCGAAGGAGGAGCCGGCCTGCTCGGCTCGATGCTCGATCGGAATGCCATCGACGAAGTACACGTCTTCATCGCTCCCAAACTGGTGGGCGGCCGCAACGCCCTGCCTTCGATCGGCGGATCCGGGATCGCTGAAATGCCTGATGCGATTCAACTCGAACAACTCCGCACGGATCGCTTCGGTGATGATCTGTTTGTCGGCGGACTGATTGGCAACAAGAGCTACGATGAGTAA
- a CDS encoding tetratricopeptide repeat protein, with translation MSLDPYSLCPCESGKKLKFCCADIASDMMKALQLHESGQSRAALKILEKLHAAQPARAWVATSLAGVHLFLENPDAARHVLRELLQESPDHPLARILDATAALDVDGYEDARPTIHRAFTKGVKYHPEMIGSLAAGISSALYEDDKFVAARQHLAFAMRFVRDEDRQQVFMRLLDFDGEQSVPYPLRGVHNLRPLNLSAEEDKLFRKSIGLNALGCWHESAAVARQLLESHPDNAELWYDIGLLHAWDGEQAVAAEALHKAADLARDKEFAISCETLAQLFDLEASQTEEILRHFEVESLSKLLSSLDEIPRLVRDNRGDDPDTEAVTYSVLDREPSAIAANETPSLDSMPVVIGFLVCTDRDELGQEQPLCHLAVESESADEVLSLLDNVLGKPIEKYRGEQFDSVTYSQWADYRGLYRQYYFPPETPARTRAQIGKQNWESILEEKWPSRPLQALEGKTPAQVNGDSNFTVRLAAAVNVLDAFADRYNYQIDLPKMRQKFGLPEIESYAIRDDQELSSCEVLQMLRIPVETLTDSQAVMLLNRSQLIQHAGFMEKVLADVLQRENVVDLQRMPQIWHAYIDLARDKYDRDEALARIEQAKQWSQRSGQKFEDSLQWEMRQLQFLVIDPKDESLQPFLKDMHQKYLRKLPELEEAIIAYLNEHDIEPPWNTTGGIVVAGSVSQSISKDPWSPESAQPTGGGKLWLPGQD, from the coding sequence ATGTCTCTCGATCCCTATTCACTCTGTCCGTGCGAGAGCGGTAAGAAACTGAAGTTCTGCTGTGCCGACATCGCCAGCGATATGATGAAAGCGCTGCAGCTTCACGAGAGTGGACAGTCTCGTGCCGCTCTGAAGATTCTTGAGAAGCTGCACGCGGCTCAGCCCGCCCGGGCCTGGGTGGCCACATCGCTGGCCGGCGTCCATCTGTTTCTCGAAAATCCGGATGCTGCCCGTCACGTCCTGCGCGAACTGCTGCAGGAATCTCCTGATCACCCGCTGGCCCGTATTCTCGATGCGACGGCTGCCCTCGATGTCGACGGCTATGAAGACGCCCGACCGACCATTCATCGTGCATTCACCAAGGGTGTGAAATATCATCCCGAGATGATCGGCAGTCTGGCCGCCGGCATCTCTTCGGCTCTCTATGAAGACGACAAGTTCGTCGCTGCCCGGCAGCACCTGGCGTTCGCCATGCGGTTCGTGCGGGACGAAGACCGACAACAGGTCTTCATGCGGCTGCTCGATTTTGATGGGGAGCAGAGCGTTCCTTATCCGCTACGTGGCGTCCACAATCTGCGTCCGCTCAACCTCAGCGCAGAGGAGGACAAGCTCTTCCGGAAATCGATCGGCTTGAATGCCCTGGGCTGCTGGCACGAATCGGCTGCGGTCGCCCGCCAACTGCTCGAATCTCACCCTGATAACGCCGAGCTCTGGTACGACATCGGCCTGCTGCATGCCTGGGACGGTGAACAGGCCGTGGCTGCGGAAGCTCTTCACAAAGCGGCTGACCTGGCCAGGGACAAGGAATTCGCGATCTCCTGCGAAACACTGGCCCAGCTGTTCGATCTGGAAGCATCGCAGACCGAAGAGATTCTCCGGCATTTCGAAGTCGAATCATTGTCCAAGCTGTTGTCCAGCCTCGATGAGATCCCTCGACTGGTCCGAGACAACCGCGGCGACGACCCGGATACGGAAGCCGTCACCTACAGCGTCCTCGATCGGGAACCTTCTGCAATCGCGGCGAACGAAACGCCAAGCCTCGACAGCATGCCAGTCGTGATTGGTTTCCTCGTTTGCACCGACCGCGACGAACTCGGCCAGGAACAGCCGCTCTGTCATCTGGCTGTCGAAAGCGAATCGGCTGATGAAGTCCTCTCACTGCTCGATAACGTTCTCGGCAAACCGATCGAGAAGTATCGCGGCGAACAGTTCGACAGCGTCACCTACTCGCAGTGGGCCGATTACCGCGGACTGTATCGACAGTACTATTTCCCGCCGGAAACGCCCGCCCGAACGCGTGCCCAGATTGGCAAGCAGAACTGGGAATCGATTCTTGAAGAGAAGTGGCCCAGCCGTCCGCTCCAGGCTCTGGAAGGCAAGACGCCTGCTCAAGTCAACGGGGATTCGAATTTCACGGTTCGCCTCGCGGCCGCTGTGAATGTGCTCGACGCGTTCGCCGACCGATACAACTATCAGATCGATCTGCCGAAGATGCGGCAGAAGTTCGGACTCCCGGAGATCGAGTCGTACGCCATCCGTGACGATCAGGAGTTGAGCTCGTGCGAAGTTCTGCAGATGCTCCGCATTCCTGTCGAAACGCTGACGGACAGTCAGGCGGTTATGCTGCTAAATCGTTCCCAGCTGATTCAGCACGCTGGCTTCATGGAGAAGGTCCTCGCTGACGTCCTGCAGCGGGAGAACGTCGTCGACCTGCAACGGATGCCGCAAATCTGGCACGCGTATATCGACCTGGCTCGCGACAAATACGACCGCGATGAAGCTCTGGCCCGCATCGAACAGGCCAAACAATGGTCGCAGCGTTCCGGGCAGAAGTTCGAAGACTCGCTGCAATGGGAAATGCGTCAGCTGCAGTTCCTGGTGATCGATCCGAAGGACGAAAGCCTGCAGCCGTTCCTGAAAGACATGCATCAGAAGTATCTTCGCAAGCTGCCGGAACTCGAAGAAGCCATTATCGCTTACCTGAACGAGCATGACATTGAGCCACCGTGGAATACCACGGGAGGAATTGTGGTGGCGGGTTCGGTTTCGCAGTCAATTTCCAAAGATCCCTGGTCACCAGAGAGTGCCCAGCCGACCGGTGGTGGAAAACTCTGGCTGCCGGGACAGGATTAG